One genomic window of Burkholderia diffusa includes the following:
- the tssF gene encoding type VI secretion system baseplate subunit TssF produces the protein MEELLPYYERELSFLRRYSRDFAERYPKIAARLALSGEHCEDPHVERMIESFALLGARINKKLDDDYPEFTEALLEVLYPHYLRPFPSCSIAQFTPASPGQQTEPVVIDRGTELKSRPIRGVQCRFRTAYDVTLAPIRISDARFTPVALAPSATVLPSNATGVISITFESLAAQLDLGALKLPTLRAHLHGEQSFVAALTDCLFVNVLGAYVEPERNGRWTPLRKLPIAHAGFDEDDALIDYPAKSHPAYRLLTEYFAFPDKFDFVDFDLAAIARASGRCQRATLHLVLQDVRSDSHVARLLELLTASHFRLFCTPIVNLFRQHGEPIRITHRAVSYPVIAEARRAFAYEVYSIDSVKLVRQQAHEESVIEFRPFYSLHHGESARIGHYWFARRNDWVAQKSPGYETEISIVDIDFEPTSPQTDTLSLDLTCTNRDLPSMLAFGLEGGDLFQEGGAQTSGISLLRRPTQSVRFERGRAAHWRLVSHLALNHVSLVAHGLAPLKEMLTLYDLRRTAVSMRQIDGLAGVEQRGAVQWLPGKPFATFVRGIEIRLTIDEEHFVGASLASFVRVLDSFFGLYVHLNSFVQLVVVSKRTGEEIIRCKPRTGESILA, from the coding sequence ATGGAAGAGTTGCTGCCGTATTACGAGCGCGAATTATCGTTTTTGCGGCGCTATTCGCGAGATTTCGCCGAACGATATCCGAAGATCGCCGCGCGGCTCGCATTGTCCGGCGAGCACTGCGAGGATCCGCACGTCGAGCGGATGATCGAGTCGTTCGCGCTGCTCGGCGCGCGCATCAACAAGAAGCTCGACGACGACTACCCGGAATTCACCGAAGCGCTGCTGGAAGTGCTGTATCCGCACTACCTGCGGCCGTTCCCGTCGTGCTCGATCGCGCAGTTCACGCCGGCCTCGCCCGGCCAGCAGACCGAACCGGTCGTGATCGACCGCGGCACCGAGCTGAAGAGCCGTCCGATCCGCGGCGTGCAGTGCCGGTTCCGCACCGCATACGACGTGACGCTCGCGCCGATCCGCATCTCGGACGCGCGTTTCACGCCGGTCGCGCTCGCGCCGAGCGCGACGGTACTGCCGTCCAACGCGACGGGCGTGATCTCGATCACGTTCGAATCGCTCGCCGCGCAGCTCGATCTCGGCGCGTTGAAGCTGCCGACGCTGCGCGCGCACCTGCACGGCGAACAGTCGTTCGTCGCCGCGCTGACCGACTGCCTGTTCGTGAACGTGCTCGGCGCCTACGTCGAGCCCGAGCGCAACGGCCGCTGGACGCCGTTGCGCAAGCTGCCGATCGCGCATGCCGGCTTCGACGAGGACGATGCGCTGATCGACTACCCGGCGAAGTCGCATCCCGCGTATCGCCTGCTCACCGAATACTTCGCATTCCCCGACAAGTTCGATTTCGTCGATTTCGATCTCGCGGCGATCGCGCGTGCGTCGGGCCGCTGCCAGCGCGCGACGCTGCATCTGGTGCTGCAGGACGTGCGCAGCGATTCGCACGTCGCGCGGCTGCTCGAGCTGCTCACGGCCAGCCATTTCCGGTTGTTCTGCACGCCGATCGTCAACCTGTTCCGCCAGCACGGCGAGCCGATCCGCATCACGCACCGTGCGGTGTCGTACCCGGTGATCGCCGAAGCGCGTCGCGCGTTCGCGTACGAGGTGTATTCGATCGACTCGGTGAAGCTCGTCCGGCAACAGGCGCACGAGGAATCGGTGATCGAGTTCCGGCCGTTCTATTCGCTGCATCACGGCGAATCGGCGCGCATCGGTCATTACTGGTTCGCGCGCCGCAACGACTGGGTCGCGCAGAAAAGCCCCGGCTATGAAACCGAGATCTCGATCGTCGACATCGATTTCGAGCCGACGTCGCCGCAGACCGACACGCTGAGCCTCGACCTCACGTGCACGAACCGCGACCTGCCGTCGATGCTTGCGTTCGGGCTCGAAGGCGGCGACCTGTTCCAGGAGGGCGGCGCGCAGACGAGCGGCATCTCGCTGCTGCGGCGCCCGACGCAGAGCGTGCGCTTCGAGCGCGGCCGCGCCGCGCACTGGCGGCTCGTGTCGCATCTCGCGCTGAATCACGTGTCGCTGGTCGCGCACGGGCTCGCGCCGCTCAAGGAAATGCTGACGCTGTACGACCTGCGGCGCACCGCGGTGTCGATGCGCCAGATCGACGGGCTCGCCGGCGTCGAGCAGCGCGGCGCCGTGCAATGGCTGCCCGGCAAGCCGTTCGCCACCTTCGTGCGCGGCATCGAGATCCGGCTGACGATCGATGAAGAGCACTTCGTCGGCGCGAGCCTCGCGTCGTTCGTGCGCGTGCTCGACAGCTTCTTCGGGCTGTACGTCCACCTCAACAGTTTCGTTCAACTAGTCGTGGTGTCGAAGCGCACCGGCGAGGAGATCATCCGATGCAAGCCCCGGACCGGCGAATCGATCCTGGCGTAG
- the tssG gene encoding type VI secretion system baseplate subunit TssG: MQAPDRRIDPGVVDALLDEPHRFEFFQAVRVLEGLFARQASDAPGAWRQGDVVAQRIEFRNTLSLGFPPSEIEGARSFDDGGTLLDSGEERGAALAAGELGHVELTPAFFGLLGGQGALPLHYTEQIVAREHLKRDHAARAFFDVFSNRATALFYAAWKKYRLPFHYELDRDERYLPLLLAIAGVPSDEVRDSLAAGAGGVLDEAVAGYALAARHRPMSAAYLQRTLSDYFRVPVKIDQFVGKWYDVPADQLSVLGEVNAVLGATALVGERVWQRDMRARIVVGPLSKRDYEAFLPGGAQAVALERMLTLLAGVTLEYEVKLVLKRTEVGASVLGAGSRLGWDAFLCTRDAAEDRSDARYELHVIH; encoded by the coding sequence ATGCAAGCCCCGGACCGGCGAATCGATCCTGGCGTAGTCGACGCGCTGCTCGACGAGCCGCACCGCTTCGAGTTCTTCCAGGCGGTGCGCGTGCTCGAGGGGCTGTTCGCGCGGCAGGCGTCCGATGCGCCCGGCGCATGGCGGCAAGGCGACGTCGTCGCGCAGCGCATCGAATTCCGCAACACGCTGTCGCTCGGCTTCCCGCCGAGCGAGATCGAAGGCGCCCGTTCGTTCGACGACGGCGGCACGCTGCTCGATTCCGGCGAGGAACGCGGCGCCGCGCTCGCGGCCGGCGAGCTCGGCCACGTCGAGCTGACGCCCGCATTCTTCGGCTTGCTCGGCGGGCAGGGCGCGCTGCCGCTGCACTATACCGAGCAGATCGTCGCGCGCGAGCACCTGAAGCGCGACCACGCGGCGCGCGCCTTCTTCGACGTGTTCTCGAACCGCGCGACCGCGCTGTTCTACGCGGCATGGAAGAAATACCGGCTGCCGTTCCATTACGAACTCGACCGCGACGAGCGCTACCTGCCGCTGCTGCTCGCGATCGCCGGCGTGCCGAGCGACGAGGTGCGCGACAGCCTCGCGGCCGGCGCGGGCGGCGTGCTCGACGAGGCCGTCGCCGGCTATGCGCTCGCCGCGCGGCACCGCCCGATGTCGGCCGCGTACCTGCAGCGCACGCTGTCCGATTATTTCCGCGTGCCGGTGAAGATCGACCAGTTCGTCGGCAAGTGGTACGACGTGCCGGCCGACCAGCTGAGCGTGCTCGGCGAGGTGAACGCGGTGCTCGGCGCGACGGCGCTCGTGGGCGAACGCGTATGGCAGCGCGACATGCGTGCGCGGATCGTCGTCGGTCCGCTGTCCAAGCGCGACTACGAGGCATTCCTGCCGGGCGGCGCGCAGGCCGTCGCGCTCGAGCGAATGCTGACGCTGCTCGCCGGCGTCACGCTCGAATACGAGGTGAAGCTCGTGCTCAAGCGCACCGAAGTGGGCGCGAGCGTGCTCGGCGCGGGCTCGCGGCTCGGCTGGGACGCGTTCCTCTGCACGCGCGACGCGGCCGAGGACCGGTCCGACGCCCGCTACGAACTGCATGTGATTCACTGA
- the tssH gene encoding type VI secretion system ATPase TssH, with product MSTPLKTLITKLNPLCRHATERAASACLARGHYEVDLEHLFLALLDEATGDLPLALRASRVDPHALRADLERELTRLKTGNTRTPVFSVHLIALFEQAWLIASLDSQLGRIRSGHLLLALLTAPDLAQFAQRMSSQFAEMNVTDLKHKFDEIMAGSSEAEPRQADAEDGDVASAANGAPAAGPSKTPALDTYTTNLTQRARDGKIDPVIGREAEIRQAIDILMRRRQNNPIMTGEAGVGKTAVVEGLALRIAADDVPPPLRGVALHVLDMGLLQAGASVKGEFENRLKSVIDEVKKSAHPIILFIDEAHTIIGAGGQAGQNDAANLLKPALARGELRTIAATTWSEYKKYFEKDAALARRFQVVKVEEPSEPLAAAMLRGMSGLMEKHFNVRILDDAITEAVRLSHRYISGRQLPDKAISVLDTACAKVALAHSATPAAIDDTKKRIERIDAEIASLEREAAGGAAHDERLGELRGARDSALAQLTEDEARYEAERAIVAEITALRETLDKARGPSEDGELVDVQATREELAERVEALHALQGGEPMVPLQVDGHVVAEIVAAWTGIPLGRMVKDEIDTVLNLQPLLTARVIGQDHALEAIAQRVRTATANLEDPNKPRGVFMFVGPSGVGKTETALALADILYGGERKMVTINMSEYQEAHSVSGLKGSPPGYVGYGEGGVLTEAVRRNPYSVVLLDEVEKAHPDVLEMFFQVFDKGTMDDAEGREIDFRNTLIILTSNVGSAAVMQACLNKPAEELPDPDALAEALRPQLYKTFKPAFLGRMKVVPYYPISDDVLAEIIELKLERIRRRIEANHKAAFEWDESLVDAVLARCTEVDSGARNVDHILNGTLLPEIAGHVLGRIADGAAIARIAVRADEAGEFAYTVE from the coding sequence ATGAGCACGCCTCTGAAGACCCTGATCACGAAACTGAACCCGCTGTGCCGGCACGCGACCGAGCGCGCGGCGAGCGCGTGCCTGGCGCGCGGCCACTACGAGGTCGATCTGGAGCACCTGTTCCTCGCGCTGCTCGACGAGGCGACGGGCGACCTGCCGCTCGCGCTGCGTGCGAGCCGAGTCGATCCGCATGCGCTGCGTGCCGATCTCGAGCGCGAACTCACGCGCCTGAAGACGGGCAACACGCGCACGCCGGTGTTCTCCGTGCACCTGATCGCACTGTTCGAGCAGGCATGGCTGATTGCGTCGCTCGATTCGCAGCTCGGCCGCATCCGCTCCGGGCACCTGCTGCTCGCGCTGCTGACAGCGCCGGATCTCGCGCAATTCGCGCAGCGCATGTCGTCGCAGTTCGCGGAAATGAACGTGACGGACCTGAAGCACAAGTTCGACGAGATCATGGCCGGGTCGAGCGAGGCCGAGCCGCGCCAGGCGGATGCGGAAGACGGCGACGTCGCGTCCGCTGCCAACGGCGCGCCGGCGGCCGGCCCGTCGAAGACGCCCGCGCTCGACACGTACACGACCAACCTCACGCAGCGCGCGCGCGACGGCAAGATCGACCCGGTGATCGGCCGCGAAGCCGAGATCCGCCAGGCGATCGACATCCTGATGCGCCGCCGCCAGAACAACCCGATCATGACCGGCGAGGCCGGGGTCGGCAAAACGGCCGTCGTCGAGGGCCTCGCGCTGCGGATCGCGGCCGACGACGTGCCGCCGCCGTTGCGCGGCGTCGCGCTGCACGTGCTCGACATGGGTCTGCTGCAGGCCGGCGCGAGCGTGAAGGGCGAGTTCGAGAACCGCCTGAAGAGCGTGATCGACGAGGTGAAGAAGAGCGCGCACCCGATCATCCTGTTCATCGACGAGGCGCACACGATCATCGGCGCGGGCGGCCAGGCCGGCCAGAACGACGCGGCGAACCTGCTGAAGCCGGCGCTCGCGCGCGGCGAACTGCGCACGATCGCCGCGACGACGTGGAGCGAATACAAGAAGTACTTCGAGAAGGATGCGGCGCTCGCGCGGCGCTTCCAGGTCGTGAAGGTCGAGGAGCCGAGCGAGCCGCTCGCGGCCGCGATGCTGCGCGGGATGTCCGGGTTGATGGAGAAGCACTTCAACGTGCGGATTCTCGACGACGCGATCACCGAGGCCGTGCGCCTGTCGCATCGCTACATCAGCGGCCGCCAGCTGCCGGACAAGGCGATCAGCGTGCTCGACACCGCATGCGCGAAGGTCGCGCTCGCGCACAGCGCGACGCCGGCGGCGATCGACGACACGAAGAAGCGCATCGAGCGCATCGACGCGGAAATCGCGTCGCTGGAGCGTGAGGCGGCAGGCGGCGCGGCGCACGACGAGCGGCTCGGCGAGCTGCGCGGCGCACGCGACTCGGCGCTCGCGCAATTGACCGAGGACGAGGCGCGCTATGAAGCCGAGCGCGCGATCGTCGCCGAGATTACCGCGCTGCGCGAGACGCTCGACAAGGCACGCGGCCCGTCCGAAGACGGCGAGCTGGTCGACGTGCAGGCCACCCGCGAGGAGCTGGCCGAACGCGTCGAGGCGCTGCACGCGCTGCAGGGCGGCGAGCCGATGGTGCCGCTGCAGGTCGACGGTCACGTGGTGGCCGAGATCGTCGCCGCATGGACCGGCATTCCGCTCGGCCGGATGGTGAAGGACGAGATCGACACCGTGCTGAACCTGCAGCCGCTGCTGACTGCCCGCGTGATCGGCCAGGACCACGCGCTGGAAGCAATCGCGCAGCGCGTGCGCACCGCCACCGCGAATCTCGAGGATCCGAACAAGCCGCGCGGCGTGTTCATGTTCGTCGGGCCGTCGGGCGTCGGCAAGACCGAGACCGCGCTCGCGCTGGCCGACATCCTGTACGGCGGCGAGCGCAAGATGGTCACGATCAACATGAGCGAATATCAGGAAGCGCATAGCGTGTCCGGCCTGAAGGGTTCGCCGCCGGGTTACGTCGGTTACGGCGAGGGCGGCGTGCTGACCGAGGCCGTGCGCCGCAATCCGTATTCCGTCGTGCTGCTCGACGAGGTCGAGAAGGCGCATCCGGACGTGCTCGAGATGTTCTTCCAGGTGTTCGACAAGGGCACGATGGACGACGCCGAAGGGCGCGAGATCGACTTCCGCAACACGCTGATCATCCTGACGTCGAACGTCGGGTCGGCCGCGGTGATGCAGGCGTGCCTGAACAAGCCGGCCGAGGAATTGCCCGACCCGGACGCGCTCGCCGAGGCGCTGCGCCCGCAGCTGTACAAGACGTTCAAGCCGGCGTTCCTCGGCCGGATGAAGGTCGTGCCGTACTACCCGATTTCCGACGACGTGCTGGCCGAGATCATCGAGCTGAAGCTCGAACGGATCCGCCGCCGCATCGAGGCGAACCACAAGGCCGCGTTCGAGTGGGACGAATCGCTCGTCGACGCGGTGCTCGCGCGCTGCACCGAAGTCGATTCGGGCGCCCGCAACGTCGACCATATCCTGAACGGCACGCTGCTGCCGGAGATCGCGGGCCACGTGCTCGGCAGGATCGCCGACGGCGCGGCCATCGCGCGCATCGCGGTGCGCGCGGACGAGGCCGGCGAATTCGCGTACACGGTCGAATGA